From Lolium perenne isolate Kyuss_39 chromosome 5, Kyuss_2.0, whole genome shotgun sequence, a single genomic window includes:
- the LOC127300106 gene encoding SWR1 complex subunit 6, giving the protein MDGEDENAGPFRRTSSRTRRMASRMASALSSSDNRAQAALARLDALESDNAGAEVVDLNDDEYGSTDEEDHVLMQKKQSKNMKRKTRQGKALEKRAVRSFMDVLQEANLESLPSHVPTYLRAAVGPPSTSSRRHYCSVCGSSSNYTCPRCGTRFCSCRCQVIHNDTRCLKFVA; this is encoded by the exons ATGGACGGGGAAGACGAGAATGCGGGGCCCTTCCGTCGCACCAGCTCGCGGACGCGGCGGATGGCCTCGCGCATGGCTTCCGCCCTCTCCAGCTCCGACAACCGCGCTCAG GCTGCATTAGCTCGTCTTGACGCTCTTGAGAGTGATAATGCTGGGGCTGAGGTGGTGGATCTCAACGATGATGAGTATGGATCTACTGATGAGGAGGACCATG TTCTGATGCAAAAGAAGCAGTCAAAGAACATGAAACGCAAGACAAGGCAAGGAAAAGCTTTGGAGAAGAGGGCTGTAAGATCTTTTATGGATGTGCTACAAGAG GCAAATCTGGAGTCCTTGCCATCTCATGTCCCAACATATTTGAGGGCTGCTGTGGGTCCGCCGAGCACTTCATCCCGACGCCATTACTGCTCCGTCTGTGGGAGTTCTTCAAATTATACATGCCCCCGGTGTGGGACACGGTTCTGTTCATGCCGCTGCCAAGTCATACACAACGATACCCGCTGCCTGAAATTTGTTGCTTAA
- the LOC127300105 gene encoding putative laccase-17, which produces MSSSVCYVVLGLAAALLLCCPQPAIAKEQRHEFVIQEASVTRLCNARTIVTANGQYPGPTVEVSEGDSLVVNVVNNATYNITIHWHGVRQMRTGWSDGPEFVTQCPIRPGKSYTYRFTVTAQEGTLWWHAHSSWLRATVYGALVIRPRDAVPYPFDFHGEIAPIMLGEWWDMNPIDVIRTATRTGAAPNISDALTMNGQPGDLYNCSSQDTTVFAVKTGETNLLRFINAALNTELFVSLAGHNMTVVGADASYTKPYATSVLVLGPGQTTDVLVTFDQPPGRYYLAARAYASAQGVPFDNTTTTAIFDYGASSMASPAMPTLPAYNDTATVTAFTTSLSNLHAVELPSAVDEDLFFTVGVGLFNCSAAQNCGGPNGTRFAASMNNVSFVLPSTVSLLQAHYQGDAAANGVFTTDFPANPLVQFDYTAQNVSRALWQPVPGTKLYKLKFGSVVQVVLQGTNIFAGENHPIHIHGYDFFILAEGFGNFNAATDTAKFNLHDPPMRNTVGVPVNGWAVIRFVADNPGVWLMHCHLDVHITWGLAMAFLVEDGVGELQSLGAPPPDLPVC; this is translated from the exons ATGTCAAGTTCAGTCTGCTATGTGGTCCTTGGCCTTGCTGCTGCTCTTCTTCTCTGCTGCCCGCAGCCGGCAATTGCCAAGGAGCAACGCCATGAGTTCGTG ATCCAGGAGGCATCGGTGACGAGGCTGTGCAACGCCCGGACCATTGTGACGGCGAACGGGCAGTACCCGGGGCCGACGGTGGAGGTGAGCGAGGGCGACTCCCTCGTCGTCAACGTCGTCAACAACGCCACCTACAACATCACCATCCACTG GCACGGTGTTCGGCAGATGCGGACGGGGTGGTCGGACGGACCGGAGTTCGTGACGCAGTGCCCGATCCGGCCGGGGAAGAGCTACACCTACCGCTTCACGGTGACGGCGCAGGAGGGCACGCTGTGGTGGCACGCCCACAGCTCGTGGCTCAGGGCCACCGTCTACGGCGCGCTCGTCATCCGCCCACGCGACGCCGTCCCTTACCCGTTCGACTTCCACGGGGAGATCGCCCCCATCATGCTCG GTGAATGGTGGGACATGAACCCCATCGACGTCATCCGCACCGCCACGCGCACCGGTGCAGCTCCCAACATCTCCGACGCCCTCACCATGAACGGCCAACCCGGTGACCTCTACAACTGCTCCTCCCAAGACACTACCGTGTTCGCCGTGAAGACCGGCGAGACGAACCTGCTGCGGTTCATCAACGCTGCGCTCAACACGGAGCTCTTCGTCTCCCTCGCCGGCCACAACATGACCGTCGTGGGCGCCGACGCCTCCTACACCAAGCCGTACGCCACATCAGTCCTAGTGCTCGGCCCCGGCCAGACCACAGACGTCCTCGTCACCTTCGACCAGccacctggccggtactacctcgCCGCCCGGGCTTACGCCAGTGCGCAGGGCGTGCCCTTcgacaacaccaccaccaccgccatcttcgacTACGGCGCCAGCAGCATGGCAAGCCCGGCGATGCCGACCCTCCCGGCGTACAACGACACTGCCACGGTGACTGCGTTCACGACAAGCCTGAGCAACCTCCACGCGGTGGAGCTCCCATCGGCCGTCGACGAGGACCTTTTCTTCACCGTCGGCGTCGGCCTCTTCAACTGCTCCGCTGCGCAGAACTGCGGCGGCCCCAACGGGACGCGGTTTGCGGCGAGCATGAACAACGTCTCCTTTGTGCTCCCCTCCACCGTCTCCCTTCTCCAGGCGCACTACCAAGGCGATGCAGCTGCGAACGGCGTCTTCACCACCGACTTTCCGGCTAACCCGCTGGTGCAATTTGACTACACAGCGCAGAACGTCAGTCGTGCGCTCTGGCAGCCGGTACCGGGCACCAAGCTGTACAAGCTCAAGTTCGGCTCAGTGGTACAGGTCGTGCTCCAGGGCACCAACATCTTCGCCGGGGAGAACCACCCTATCCACATCCACGGCTACGATTTCTTCATCCTCGCGGAGGGGTTTGGCAACTTCAACGCTGCGACCGACACCGCAAAGTTCAACCTGCATGACCCGCCAATGAGGAATACGGTGGGCGTCCCAGTAAACGGGTGGGCGGTCATCCGGTTCGTCGCCGACAACCCCGGGGTCTGGCTGATGCACTGCCATCTGGATGTGCACATCACCTGGGGCCTCGCCATGGCCTTCCTTGTGGAAGATGGAGTTGGAGAGCTGCAGTCCCTGGGGGCACCGCCGCCAGACCTGCCAGTTTGCTGA
- the LOC127300104 gene encoding guanine nucleotide-binding protein-like NSN1: MVKKSKKSKSKRVTLKAKHKVLRKVKEHHRKKRKEARKDGKNHKSRVEKDPGIPNEWPFKEQELKALEVRRAQALKELELKKEARKERARKRKLGLPEDEDIADLVAAASAQGSEFAEKDAAKDIASLAMPKTNDHSERAFYKELVKVIEASDVILEVIDARDPLGTRCVDMEKMVRKADPTKRIVLLLNKIDLVPKESVEKWLTYLREELPTVAFKCNTQEQRTKLGWKSSKLDKTSNVPQSSDCLGAENLIKLLKNYSRSHELKLAITVGIVGLPNVGKSSLINSLKRSRVVNVGSTPGVTRSMQEVQLDKKVKLVDCPGVVMLRSSNTGVSVALRNCKRVEKMEDVITPVKEILTLCPHEKLLSLYKMPSFTSVDDFLQKLATLRGKLKKGGIVDVEAAAKIVLHDWNEGKVPYYTLPPKRAAVEDANAVIISEDGREFNVDEIYKAESSFISGLKSMEDFSHIEIPSNPPPEIDEGMLEDDTTHSEPVQDNRDESMCDVNDREGSKATSGNTQHDKLYTAEGILDPRKKKAEKKRRKGNKFSVLNDMDADYDFKVDYQMKDADVDDDEDDSKGGDETKESEPMTGVCDA, from the exons ATGgtgaagaaaagcaagaagagcaAGAGCAAGCGCGTCACGCTTAAGGCCAAGCACAAGGTGCTGCGCAAGGTGAAGGAGCACCAccgcaagaagcgcaaggaggccAGGAAGGACGGCAAGAACCACAAGAGCAGGGTCGAGAAGGACCCCGGGATCCCCAACGAGTGGCCCTTCAAAGAGCAGGAGCTCAAGGCCCTCGAGGTCCGTCGCGCGCAGGCGCTCAAGGAGCTCGAGCTCAAGAAGGAGGCTCGCAAGGAGAGG GCTAGGAAGAGAAAGCTTGGATTGCCTGAGGATGAAGATATTGCTGATCTTGTAGCTGCTGCTTCTGCACAGGGCAGTGAGTTTGCAGAGAAGGATGCAGCAAAGGATATTGCTTCTTTAGCAATGCCTAAGACCAACG ATCATTCAGAGAGGGCCTTCTATAAGGAGTTGGTTAAAGTTATTGAAGCTTCGGATGTTATTCTCGAGGTTATTGATGCAAGGGACCCACTGGGCACTCGTTGCGTTGACATGGAAAAGATGGTCAGGAAGGCTGATCCAACTAAACGAATAGTGCTGCTTCTCAACAAGATAG ATCTTGTCCCAAAGGAGTCGGTTGAGAAATGGCTTACGTATCTAAGGGAGGAattgccaactgttgcattcaagTGCAATACTCAAGAGCAGAGGACCAAGCTGGGATGGAAATCATCAAAGCTTGATAAAACAAGCAATGTACCACAAAGCAGTGATTGTCTTGGTGCTGAGAATCTGATTAAACTACTAAAAAATTATTCCAGGAGTCATGAG CTCAAGCTGGCAATCACTGTGGGTATTGTCGGCCTTCCTAATGTTGGCAAGAGCAGCCTAATCAACAGCTTGAAGAGGTCCCGTGTCGTCAATGTTGGTTCTACCCCAGGAGTTACTAGATCAATGCAAGAAGTTCAGTTAGACAAGAAGGTGAAGTTGGTGGATTGTCCTGGTGTAGTGATGCTCAGATCTTCCAACACTGGTGTGTCTGTAGCCCTTCGCAACTGCAAAAGAGTTGAGAAAATGGAAGATGTAATCACTCCTG TTAAGGAAATCCTGACTCTTTGCCCACACGAGAAGTTGCTCTCTTTGTACAAGATGCCAAGCTTTACTTCAGTTGATGATTTCCTTCAAAAACTTGCTACACTCCGCGgtaaattaaaaaagggtggcatAGTGGATGTTGAGGCTGCTGCAAAAATAGTGCTTCACGACTGGAATGAAG GTAAAGTACCCTATTATACGTTGCCACCTAAAAGGGCTGCTGTGGAGGATGCCAATGCAGTAATTATCTCAGAAGAtggaagagaatttaatgttgatgAAATTTACAAAGCTGAGTCTTCATTTATTAGTGGTCTAAAATCCATGGAGGATTTCAGTCATATTGAAATTCCATCTAATCCCCCACCAGAGATTGATGAAGGGATGCTCGAG GATGACACGACACATAGTGAACCTGTCCAGGACAACCGTGACGAATCCATGTGTGACGTGAATGACCGTGAAGGAAGCAAGGCGACTAGTGGTAACACGCAGCATGACAAGCTGTACACCGCCGAGGGTATACTCGATCCTCGCAAGAAAAAGGCAGAGAAGAAACGACGGAAGGGGAACAAGTTCAGCGTGCTGAATGACATGGATGCGGATTATGACTTCAAGGTGGATTATCAAATGAAGGATGccgatgtggatgatgatgaagatgacagCAAAGGTGGAGATGAAACCAAGGAGAGTGAGCCCATGACTGGTGTTTGTGATGCGTGA